The window TAATGAGAATCGCTATGATTATCACAACTGGTCGCGAGACTGGTCGATATTTGAAAAGCCCTTGGTTCGGACTCTCAGATATCTCCTCATCAGGCTAATCACGGTTATTTGACCCGGCTCTTGCCGGGTCTTTTTTTGCCTGTGGAAAAGTCGCCCGTTTACTTCCCGAACTGCTTACGCATTTGTGCGCAGTAATCCTGCGCCGGTGTGGCGGGTGTGTACCAGACGAAATCAGCCATGGCCGGCGTGACCTCGCCACCCTGCTCCGCCAGCATCAGAACCGTGGGGGCTTCAGGCTCTCCAAGATCAAGCACGTGGATCGGCACGCCAACATCCTTGCGCGCGTGGTAGGCGCCAGCCAACAGCAGCGAAGGCATCGGAGCCGACAGCAAGCGCTCGGCCATCCGCCGATCACGTTGCTGCTGGACCGCCAGCATCGCGGGCATCTGCGATGTTGGCAGCAGGCCGCAATGGGAGTCATTGATCTGCGCCAGCAACTCATCCTTGACTGACGAGGCGTTGGAACGCGAACCGCTTACTGTCGGCGGTTTGCCATAAACAGTACGGACTTCATGATTGTCCAGGTTGGCCGCCAACAGCGGGTAGGGTTGAGTCAGGACAAAGCGCACGATCGGCCCGTAAAGATTCCAGTCCCAGCCCGACTGCCAGTTGAGCGCGCCGGACAGATCTGCAGGTAGCGTCGAGGCACGGCGCACTTCATCGATGCGCGGTTGTTGATCCGGCGTAAGCATTTCCAGCAGCAGACTGCCTTGGGGTCGACGCTCACCCAGCGACTGCAACAACCACAATTGAAGTTGATGGTGATCAGGGTTGTCGTGCTGCTCGCCGACGATCAGCCGTGACGACTCGGCAAGTCGTTCAACCAACTCCTGGGGCGTCAGGATCTGGCCGCTGCGCAGGTCCTGAATCTCACCGACAACCGGAGGCTGCACCGAGACGTGCTGGCAGGCACTCAACAACAATACCGCCAGTAGCAAAATCCCTCGCATACTCACCTCAATGTCATTCTCAACGGGCGATGATCAGCGGATGCCCACGTTCCGGGTGCTGCTGCACCAAAACCTCCAGCCCGAACACGGCCTTGAGGGGTTCCGGACGCAAGACCTGCTCCGGCGTATCAAGCGCCACCGGTCGCCCACCTTCGAGTAGCAACAGGCGATCACAATAGCGCGCCGCCAGGTTCAGATCATGCAGGATCACCAGCACCGCCGCGCCGTGATCGGCGAATTCACGCACCGCTTGCAGGGTGGTGTGCTGGTGCAGCGGATCGAGCATAGAGGTCGGCTCATCGAGCAACAGCGTCTGCCCCGCTTCGCCCGGCCAGAGCTGCGCCAGCACCCGCGCCAGATGCACCCGCTGACGCTCGCCGCCGGACAGCGCCAGATAACTTCGACCACTCAGGTGTCCCGCATCGGCAGCGTGCAAGGCGGCGGCGACGATCTCGTCATCCCGCACTCGTCCGCTCTGGTGCGGCAAACGGCCCATGCCGACTACTTCTTCGACACGGAAGGCGAAGTCCAACGTCGACACCTGCGGCAATACCGCCAGCCGCTGGGCTCGCTGCGCGCCGGTCCAATGCCTCAACTCGCGATCATCGAGCCAGACGCTGCCGTGGTCAGCCTTCAACTCGCCACACAAGGCGCCGAGCAAGGTGCTTTTGCCGGCACCGTTGGGGCCCAGCACGCCAAGGACTTCGCCCGGATTGAGTTCAAGTGTGATGTCCGTCAGAACGATCTTGGTGCCTCGACGGATTTGCAGGCTCTGGGTTCGCAACATCAGGCTCGCCCTCTGAGCAGTAAATACAGGAAGAACGGCGCACCGATGAAGGCCGTAACGATCCCGATCGGCAGCTCCGCCGGCGCCAGCGCTAACCGCGCCACCAGATCGGCAAATAGAAGAAGACTGGCACCCGCCAGCACCGAGGCCGGCAACAACACTCGATGATCAGGGCCGGCCAGCAGGCGCACCAGATGCGGCACTACCAGGCCGACAAACCCGATCATCCCCGCCGCCGCCACGGCCGCGCCAACGCCCAGCGCAGTGCAAAATACCAGTTCGCGCTTGAGCCCTTCGACGTCAATGCCCAAGTGACCGGCCTCCGATTCGCCGAGCAACAACGCGTTCAAGGCCTTGGCCCGACGCGGCAACCAGAGTGCCACACCGGCGCTCACCAACAGTAACGGCCAAAGGCGCGAATAGCTGGCGCCGTTGAGGCTGCCCAGGTTCCAGAACGTCAGTGTGCGCAAGGTCGCGTCGTCGGCCAGATAGGTGAACAAGCCGACCGCTGAACCCGCCAGCGCAGTCAATGCAATGCCGGCCAGAAGCATGGTTGCCACGTTCGTCTGCCCGTTACGCCGCCCTAGCCGATAGACCAGCGCCGTCACGCCCAGCCCGCCGAGAAATGCGCATACCGACAACAGATAAGGTCCGAACGATTCAGGCAGTCCGCCAAACACCGAACCGCCGACAATCGCGATAGCGGCGCCCAACGCTGCACCACTCGACACCCCGACCAACCCCGGATCAGCCAGAGGGTTACGAAACAATCCCTGCATCGCCACGCCGGACAATGCCAGCACGCCACCCACCGCCAGGCCCAACAAGGTTCGAGGCAGGCGGATTTGCCCGAGGATCAGCTCGGCCTGTTCCAGTCCATCGGGTGCAATGGGCACGCCGATCATGCGCAACGCCGCACGCAAGGTATCGAACAACGGCAGGCTCACCGGCCCCAGCGCCAACGACAACCAGATCGCCAGCAAACACAGCAGGCTCAAGCCAATGAACAAGGCACGGGGTTTAACCAGAATGGTCATTGGGTGGCTTTACCGGGGTAGAAACCTTCAGACAGCGTTTTCAACGCATCGGGCAAACGCGGTCCCAATCCACCCACCAACAAGGTCGGATCAAGCTCCATGACGCGCCCGTCCCTGGCCGCGCGGGTCGCGGACAGAATCGGGTTTTCCTTGAACAACGCCGCACGCGCGGCATCGCCGGTCAGCGCTCGGTCCGCAAACACCAAGACGTCCGGGTCAAGACTGACCAGCGATTCAACAGAAAAGGGTTTGTAGCCGGTGTGCGTGGCCAGATTGTGCCCGCCCGCCTGCTGGATCAACCAATCGGCAGCGGTGTCCTTGCCGGCGATGAGCGGTTTGCCGCCCGCATGGCCGAGCAGCATCAGCACGCCCGGCGATTTTTCCTTCAACTGCGCGCGAGTGACCCGGACCTTCTGCAGCTCAAGTTGCTGCTGATAGGACTGGAGCAACTGCGCAGCCTTATCTTCAGCCCCGAGCAACTTGCCCAGATGCGCCAGGTTGCCCTGCAACGTCGGCAGATCGGGCTTGGCCGAGAACAGCTCAACCTGCACGCCCGCGCTACGAACCTGCGACAGCACCGGCGGCGGCCCCATTTCCTCGGTGCCGATCAGAATCTGCGGGCGTAAGCTCAAGATGCCCTCCGCCGACAGTTGCCGCTGATAACCGATGCTCGGCAGCGCCTTCAACGATTCCGGATGCTGACTGGTGGTATCGACGCCGACCAGTTTCGACTCGCCGCCCAGCGCGCTCACCCACTCCGACAGAGCGCCACCGGCACTGACCCAACGCTGTGGCAGCTCGGCCGCTGCGGCGTGGTGGCTGACGAAGAGTCCGACACACAGCGCAGCAACGCGGGTACTCAGGCGCATAAACAGCTTCCTTTTAAGTTTCCCCAGGCATCGAGATGACAGGCCAAGTATCCTCGGCATCCGGCACCTGCGCCCGATGGGCGAAGCGGCCATTTGATAATTGTTTGCATTTGAACGTCAAGCTCGGACATATCCGGTCACGAGCCGCCGGAATTGAGGATAGACATGAAGTGGCTTTGCACAGGTGCCGAATTGGCTGACAACAGCAGTCGCGGATTCGACGTGGACGGTCAGAAACTCTTCGCCGTGCGCCGGGGCGGCCAAGTGTACGTTTATATCAATCGCTGCCCGCACCGGGGCGTCGGGCTGGAATGGAAACCCGACCAGTTTCTCGACCCCAGCAACAGCCTGATCCAGTGCGCCACCCACGGCGCACTGTTCCTGATCGAAGACGGCGAATGCGTCGCCGGCCCGTGCGCCGGGCAATCTTTGACCACCGTTGCCAGCCGCGAAGACGAACAAGGGATCTGGATCAGCCTTTAGCCGTTCAGCAGCACTTCCAGACGTCGATCGACCACCATTTCTTCGTGCGTCAATCGCACACCATAGGCCAGCACCTCGACTCCGCACGCCACCGCCTCGCGCAAGGCCGCCGCGTAGGCCGAATCGATCTCGTCTGCCGGACGCACCGCTTCAATGCCGGTCAGGTTGACGCAATACAACTGCACCGCGCGAATCCCGTCCCGGGCCAGATGCGCCAGTTCCCGCAAATGCTTGGCGCCCCGTTGCGTCACCGCATCGGGAAACGCCGCCACCGATGACCCGTCGAAGCCCAGGGTTACGCTTTTGACTTCCACATACGCCGGCCCGCCCGGGTAATCGAGACGAAAATCGATGCGGCTGCTTTCCTGTCCGTAGGCCACTTCGGTTTTCAACCCGGTAAAGCCGTTCAGTTCGGTAATCACACCCGCCCGCAACGCTTCTTCGATTAGCCCGTTAGCACGCCCAGTGTTTACGCAAAACTGCCGGCCCTGCGGGGTTTCACCGATTTCCCAAGTGCCAGGCAACTTGCGTTTCGGGTCGTTGGAGCGACTGAACCAGACCTGCCCGCCCTCTACCTGGCAATTGAGCATCGAGCCGGTGTTGGGGCAGTGAATTGTCAGCAACTCGCCGTCAACGGTTTCGATATCGGCAAGAAAACGCTTGTAACGTCGGATCAGACGACCTTCTTCGAGGAGAGGAGAAAAACGCATCAGCCTTGCCAGCTCCGCAATCCACGAGCGATCCGCTCAACCGCTTCTTCCAGGCGCGGCAGGCTTTGAGTGTAGGCAAAACGCACATGATGCCCGGCCTGATAGCGCCCGAAGTCCAGCCCCGGGGTAATTGCCACGTGCTCGGTTTCAAGGA is drawn from Pseudomonas sp. 31-12 and contains these coding sequences:
- a CDS encoding ChaN family lipoprotein, whose translation is MRGILLLAVLLLSACQHVSVQPPVVGEIQDLRSGQILTPQELVERLAESSRLIVGEQHDNPDHHQLQLWLLQSLGERRPQGSLLLEMLTPDQQPRIDEVRRASTLPADLSGALNWQSGWDWNLYGPIVRFVLTQPYPLLAANLDNHEVRTVYGKPPTVSGSRSNASSVKDELLAQINDSHCGLLPTSQMPAMLAVQQQRDRRMAERLLSAPMPSLLLAGAYHARKDVGVPIHVLDLGEPEAPTVLMLAEQGGEVTPAMADFVWYTPATPAQDYCAQMRKQFGK
- a CDS encoding heme ABC transporter ATP-binding protein, producing the protein MLRTQSLQIRRGTKIVLTDITLELNPGEVLGVLGPNGAGKSTLLGALCGELKADHGSVWLDDRELRHWTGAQRAQRLAVLPQVSTLDFAFRVEEVVGMGRLPHQSGRVRDDEIVAAALHAADAGHLSGRSYLALSGGERQRVHLARVLAQLWPGEAGQTLLLDEPTSMLDPLHQHTTLQAVREFADHGAAVLVILHDLNLAARYCDRLLLLEGGRPVALDTPEQVLRPEPLKAVFGLEVLVQQHPERGHPLIIAR
- a CDS encoding iron ABC transporter permease, whose amino-acid sequence is MLAIWLSLALGPVSLPLFDTLRAALRMIGVPIAPDGLEQAELILGQIRLPRTLLGLAVGGVLALSGVAMQGLFRNPLADPGLVGVSSGAALGAAIAIVGGSVFGGLPESFGPYLLSVCAFLGGLGVTALVYRLGRRNGQTNVATMLLAGIALTALAGSAVGLFTYLADDATLRTLTFWNLGSLNGASYSRLWPLLLVSAGVALWLPRRAKALNALLLGESEAGHLGIDVEGLKRELVFCTALGVGAAVAAAGMIGFVGLVVPHLVRLLAGPDHRVLLPASVLAGASLLLFADLVARLALAPAELPIGIVTAFIGAPFFLYLLLRGRA
- a CDS encoding hemin ABC transporter substrate-binding protein, yielding MRLSTRVAALCVGLFVSHHAAAAELPQRWVSAGGALSEWVSALGGESKLVGVDTTSQHPESLKALPSIGYQRQLSAEGILSLRPQILIGTEEMGPPPVLSQVRSAGVQVELFSAKPDLPTLQGNLAHLGKLLGAEDKAAQLLQSYQQQLELQKVRVTRAQLKEKSPGVLMLLGHAGGKPLIAGKDTAADWLIQQAGGHNLATHTGYKPFSVESLVSLDPDVLVFADRALTGDAARAALFKENPILSATRAARDGRVMELDPTLLVGGLGPRLPDALKTLSEGFYPGKATQ
- a CDS encoding Rieske (2Fe-2S) protein, giving the protein MKWLCTGAELADNSSRGFDVDGQKLFAVRRGGQVYVYINRCPHRGVGLEWKPDQFLDPSNSLIQCATHGALFLIEDGECVAGPCAGQSLTTVASREDEQGIWISL
- the sfsA gene encoding DNA/RNA nuclease SfsA, producing the protein MRFSPLLEEGRLIRRYKRFLADIETVDGELLTIHCPNTGSMLNCQVEGGQVWFSRSNDPKRKLPGTWEIGETPQGRQFCVNTGRANGLIEEALRAGVITELNGFTGLKTEVAYGQESSRIDFRLDYPGGPAYVEVKSVTLGFDGSSVAAFPDAVTQRGAKHLRELAHLARDGIRAVQLYCVNLTGIEAVRPADEIDSAYAAALREAVACGVEVLAYGVRLTHEEMVVDRRLEVLLNG